A portion of the Streptomyces sp. NBC_00376 genome contains these proteins:
- the rsmH gene encoding 16S rRNA (cytosine(1402)-N(4))-methyltransferase RsmH, which produces MSQTRHVPVMLQRCLDLLAPALEAPGPQAPVVVDCTLGLGGHSEALLASFPSVRLIGLDRDKEALRLSGERLAPYGDRATLVHAVYDELPEVLDRLGIPKVQGVLFDLGVSSMQLDEADRGFAYAQDAPLDMRMDQTTGIGAAEVLNTYPPGELVRILRAYGEEKQAKRIVSAIVREREKEPFSNSARLVELIRDSLPQAAKRTGGNPAKRTFQALRIEVNGELSVLERAIPAAVQSLAVGGRIAVLSYHSLEDRLVKQVFAAGAATTAPPGLPVVPERYQPRLKLLTRGAELPTEEEVAENRRAAPARLRGAQRIREEER; this is translated from the coding sequence ATGAGCCAGACCCGACACGTCCCGGTGATGCTCCAGCGATGCCTGGACCTGTTGGCCCCGGCTCTGGAGGCGCCGGGCCCGCAGGCGCCCGTGGTCGTCGACTGCACGCTCGGCCTCGGCGGACACAGCGAGGCGCTGCTCGCCTCCTTCCCCTCCGTACGGCTGATCGGGCTGGACCGGGACAAGGAGGCGCTGCGGCTCTCCGGTGAGCGGCTCGCCCCGTACGGCGACCGGGCCACCCTGGTGCACGCCGTGTACGACGAACTGCCCGAGGTGCTCGACAGGCTCGGCATCCCCAAGGTCCAGGGCGTCCTGTTCGACCTCGGCGTCTCCTCCATGCAGCTGGACGAGGCCGACCGCGGATTCGCGTACGCCCAGGACGCCCCGCTCGACATGCGGATGGACCAGACGACCGGCATCGGCGCGGCCGAGGTGCTCAACACCTACCCGCCGGGTGAGCTCGTACGGATCCTGCGCGCGTACGGCGAGGAGAAGCAGGCCAAGCGGATCGTCTCCGCGATCGTGCGCGAGCGCGAGAAGGAGCCGTTCAGCAACAGCGCCCGGCTCGTCGAGCTGATCCGTGACTCGCTGCCCCAGGCGGCCAAGCGCACCGGCGGCAACCCCGCCAAGCGGACCTTCCAGGCGCTGCGCATCGAGGTCAACGGCGAGCTCAGCGTCCTGGAGCGGGCCATTCCGGCGGCCGTCCAGAGCCTTGCCGTCGGCGGCCGGATCGCCGTCCTCTCGTACCACTCGCTGGAGGACCGGCTGGTCAAGCAGGTGTTCGCGGCCGGCGCCGCCACCACGGCGCCGCCCGGCCTGCCGGTCGTCCCCGAGCGCTACCAGCCCCGGCTGAAGCTGCTGACCCGCGGTGCGGAGCTGCCCACCGAGGAGGAGGTCGCCGAGAACCGGCGGGCCGCCCCCGCCCGGCTGCGCGGCGCCCAGCGGATCCGCGAGGAGGAACGATGA
- a CDS encoding beta-class carbonic anhydrase yields the protein MTFFVPSHSTTGTGAGANVIAMSTSAHSPVRPSATDADQARSGGTVTDRLVEANVRYAAGFEDPGMDAKPVLRVAVVACMDARLDLHDALGLALGDCHTIRNAGGVVTDDVIRSLTISQRALGTRSVILIHHTNCGLESITEEFRQELEVEVGQRPVWAVEAYKDADQDVRQSMQRVRTSPFLLHTDDVRGFVFDVTTGLLREILPAS from the coding sequence TTGACGTTCTTTGTCCCTTCTCACAGCACGACGGGAACAGGTGCGGGAGCTAACGTCATAGCCATGTCGACTTCCGCGCACTCCCCCGTCAGGCCCTCCGCGACCGATGCCGACCAGGCCCGTTCCGGAGGCACGGTCACCGATCGCCTCGTCGAGGCGAACGTCCGGTACGCCGCCGGCTTCGAAGACCCGGGCATGGACGCCAAGCCGGTGCTGCGCGTCGCCGTGGTCGCCTGCATGGACGCCCGGCTCGACCTGCACGACGCACTCGGCCTGGCGCTCGGCGACTGCCACACCATCCGCAACGCGGGCGGCGTGGTCACCGACGACGTGATCCGTTCGCTGACCATCAGCCAGCGGGCCCTCGGCACGCGCAGCGTCATACTGATCCACCACACCAACTGCGGCCTGGAGTCGATCACCGAGGAATTCCGCCAGGAGCTGGAGGTGGAGGTCGGCCAGCGTCCGGTCTGGGCGGTCGAGGCGTACAAGGACGCCGACCAGGACGTACGGCAGTCGATGCAGCGCGTGCGCACCTCGCCGTTCCTGCTGCACACCGACGACGTCCGCGGCTTCGTCTTCGATGTGACCACCGGCCTGCTGCGGGAGATCCTTCCCGCCTCCTGA
- a CDS encoding AAA family ATPase: MTTYDDRASLTDLTTTAERVRRSVESVIEGKPEVVRLSLTVLLAEGHLLIEDVPGVGKTMLAKALARSIDCSVRRIQFTPDLLPSDITGVSIFDQQRRDFEFKPGAIFAQIVIGDEINRASPKTQSALLESMEERQVTIDGHSYELPDPFMVVATQNPVEMEGTYPLPEAQRDRFMARVSIGYPSADAELRMLDVHGGLPPLDDLQPVAHAHDIVKLIDAVRTVHVADAVRRYAVELVAATRSHPDLRLGASPRATLHLLRAAKASAALSGRDYCLPDDVQALAVAVLAHRLLPTAQAQLNRRTAEQVVLEILQQTPVPTAGGATQVQPQHHPGRAAYGRQQPGARRL; encoded by the coding sequence GTGACGACCTATGACGATCGAGCGAGCCTCACAGATCTGACCACGACCGCGGAGCGGGTGCGCAGGTCGGTGGAGAGTGTGATCGAGGGCAAGCCTGAGGTCGTACGGCTTTCGCTGACCGTACTGCTGGCGGAGGGGCATCTCCTCATCGAGGACGTCCCCGGGGTCGGCAAGACGATGCTGGCCAAGGCGCTGGCACGGTCCATCGACTGCTCGGTGCGGCGCATTCAGTTCACACCGGACCTGCTGCCCTCGGACATCACCGGTGTGTCCATCTTCGACCAGCAGCGGCGTGACTTCGAATTCAAGCCGGGTGCGATCTTCGCCCAGATCGTGATCGGCGACGAGATCAACCGCGCCTCGCCGAAGACCCAGTCGGCGCTGCTGGAATCCATGGAGGAGCGCCAGGTCACCATCGACGGGCACAGCTACGAGCTGCCCGACCCGTTCATGGTGGTGGCCACGCAGAACCCGGTGGAGATGGAAGGCACCTATCCGCTGCCCGAGGCCCAGCGCGACAGGTTCATGGCGCGGGTCTCGATCGGCTATCCGAGTGCGGACGCCGAGCTGCGGATGCTCGACGTGCACGGCGGCCTCCCGCCGCTCGACGATCTTCAGCCGGTGGCGCACGCCCACGACATCGTGAAGCTGATCGACGCGGTACGGACGGTCCATGTGGCCGACGCCGTGCGGCGGTACGCGGTGGAGCTCGTCGCGGCCACCCGGAGCCATCCCGATCTGCGGCTCGGCGCCTCGCCGCGGGCCACACTGCACCTGCTGCGCGCGGCGAAGGCCTCCGCGGCGCTGAGCGGCCGGGACTACTGCCTGCCGGACGACGTGCAGGCGCTGGCGGTCGCGGTGCTCGCGCACCGGCTGCTGCCGACGGCACAGGCCCAGCTCAACCGCCGTACCGCCGAGCAGGTCGTGCTGGAGATCCTCCAGCAGACACCCGTTCCGACCGCGGGCGGCGCCACCCAGGTGCAGCCGCAGCATCATCCGGGCCGGGCGGCGTACGGCCGGCAGCAGCCCGGCGCACGGCGGTTGTGA
- a CDS encoding FtsB family cell division protein has protein sequence MSGPSGQLKGRAARLVRLMPSGPSNAARTPFVLLVVVLLGGGLITLLVLNSALNEGSFRLSELKKRTTELTDEEQALQHDVDNYSKPDALERRARELGMVPGGSPAFLNPDGTVRGVPAETTAEPAPPPAPKSSAPAAPPATAGTRPRSTAPAPPAAPASATPSGAAARSSTSATPPAGALTPADQPPTSPGR, from the coding sequence GTGAGCGGACCGTCCGGGCAGTTGAAAGGGCGTGCCGCGCGGCTCGTCCGGCTGATGCCGTCCGGGCCCAGCAACGCGGCCCGTACGCCCTTCGTGCTGCTGGTCGTGGTGCTGCTCGGCGGCGGCCTGATCACGCTCCTGGTGCTCAACTCGGCCCTCAACGAAGGGTCGTTCCGGCTGAGCGAGCTGAAGAAGCGGACCACGGAGCTCACCGACGAGGAACAGGCGCTCCAGCACGACGTCGACAACTACTCCAAGCCGGACGCCCTGGAGCGGCGCGCCCGCGAGCTGGGCATGGTGCCCGGCGGCAGCCCCGCCTTCCTGAATCCGGACGGCACGGTCCGCGGCGTACCCGCCGAGACCACCGCCGAGCCCGCCCCGCCGCCGGCCCCGAAGAGCAGTGCGCCGGCGGCACCCCCCGCGACCGCGGGCACCCGGCCCCGGTCCACCGCCCCGGCCCCGCCCGCTGCGCCGGCATCGGCCACGCCTTCGGGCGCCGCCGCACGGTCCAGCACCTCCGCGACCCCGCCCGCCGGGGCGCTTACCCCGGCAGACCAGCCCCCGACGAGCCCCGGCAGGTGA